A stretch of the bacterium genome encodes the following:
- a CDS encoding type II secretion system F family protein, which translates to MEQYTYLVKDDKGLTKQGIIEAADPRAASAILHERGFVVISIEEKSKALAFSFFKGVSLSVQANFTRQLATMITSGLPLSDSLVVLKKQTENQKMLEIITNIADDIQAGSTFSAALAKHADVFSAAYINIVKAGEASGTLDKVLQDLADNLEKEREFQGKVKGAFVYPVIILIAMALVTGIIMIFVVPKLTDLYVGLNISLPLPTLILIGLSKFLATFWWLLILVIVGLVIAYRRYRRTPQGALVIDRILMRLPVMGKLNRETSLTELTRTLGALVAAGVPILEALKISGEVATNAIHRQAVKRSATLVEKGAALSKAMAQEPEFPAILPQMVAVGEETGKMDDVLGKLSHYFEVEVEQQVKNLTTALEPIIMVVLGIMVGLLVISIILPIYSITSAF; encoded by the coding sequence ATGGAACAATATACGTACTTAGTTAAAGACGACAAAGGCCTAACCAAACAAGGCATTATTGAGGCAGCTGATCCTCGGGCTGCTAGTGCGATTCTCCATGAACGTGGTTTTGTCGTCATCAGCATCGAGGAAAAAAGCAAAGCCCTCGCTTTTAGCTTCTTCAAAGGGGTTAGTCTTTCCGTGCAGGCCAACTTTACTCGTCAACTGGCGACAATGATCACTTCGGGACTGCCTTTGAGTGATTCTTTAGTGGTACTGAAAAAACAAACTGAAAATCAAAAAATGCTAGAAATTATCACCAATATTGCCGATGATATCCAGGCTGGTAGTACTTTTTCTGCTGCTCTGGCCAAACATGCCGACGTTTTCTCAGCCGCCTACATAAATATTGTCAAAGCTGGTGAAGCCTCAGGTACTCTGGACAAAGTTTTGCAGGACCTTGCCGACAATCTTGAGAAAGAAAGAGAGTTTCAGGGTAAAGTAAAAGGAGCCTTTGTTTATCCAGTGATTATTTTGATCGCTATGGCTCTGGTGACGGGCATAATTATGATTTTTGTGGTGCCAAAGCTGACCGATCTTTATGTTGGTTTGAATATTTCTCTTCCTCTACCGACTTTAATTTTGATTGGACTGAGCAAATTTTTGGCTACCTTTTGGTGGCTTTTGATTCTGGTTATTGTTGGTTTGGTGATTGCCTACCGGCGTTATCGCAGAACTCCTCAGGGAGCTCTAGTCATCGACCGGATTTTGATGCGTCTGCCGGTAATGGGTAAGCTGAACCGAGAAACCTCGTTGACCGAGCTGACACGGACTTTGGGTGCACTAGTAGCCGCCGGAGTGCCGATTTTGGAGGCCCTAAAAATTTCTGGTGAAGTGGCTACCAACGCGATTCACCGCCAAGCCGTTAAGCGCTCGGCGACTTTGGTTGAAAAAGGAGCTGCTCTTTCCAAAGCGATGGCCCAAGAACCCGAATTTCCGGCGATTTTGCCCCAAATGGTGGCTGTGGGTGAAGAAACAGGGAAAATGGATGATGTTCTCGGAAAACTGTCTCACTATTTCGAAGTTGAAGTTGAACAGCAAGTCAAAAATCTGACCACTGCTCTAGAGCCAATCATTATGGTGGTACTGGGTATCATGGTGGGGTTGCTTGTGATTTCGATTATTCTGCCAATTTACTCGATTACCAGTGCCTTTTAA
- a CDS encoding prepilin peptidase encodes MMTTEMLLLPFLFVFGACIGSFVNAFNWRYTENKSLLGRSQCPKCGHKLSAWELVPLVSYLLQKGRCLACKKKISPRYPLVELIFALSFVFAGLWLLPRLNPDFLLPVNVGFAIYTFFIVSVFLALAASDLSWGIIPDRIVLPAIAFTFIYKSLDIAYRATTTYFTLKNDTGLGHYLLESGYFGNLVKDDLLGLAAALLLGAGIAGFFLLLIFLTRGRAMGLGDVKLGFLLGLALGFPAALVGLALAFLTGALASVMLILASKKGLKETIPFGPFLALGGLVGLFYGDQLLNLYLSLMK; translated from the coding sequence ATGATGACTACAGAAATGCTTTTACTACCCTTTCTTTTTGTTTTTGGTGCTTGTATTGGCTCTTTTGTCAACGCTTTCAACTGGCGCTATACCGAAAACAAAAGCTTGCTTGGCCGTTCGCAGTGCCCCAAATGTGGTCACAAACTTTCTGCCTGGGAGCTAGTTCCTCTTGTTAGTTACTTGCTGCAGAAAGGTCGATGTTTGGCCTGCAAAAAGAAGATCTCGCCGCGCTACCCTTTGGTCGAGCTAATTTTTGCGCTAAGCTTTGTTTTTGCTGGACTTTGGCTTCTCCCCCGTCTCAACCCAGACTTTCTCCTGCCCGTTAATGTCGGCTTTGCCATCTATACTTTCTTCATTGTTTCGGTTTTTCTCGCCCTCGCCGCCTCTGACTTGTCGTGGGGAATTATTCCTGACCGGATTGTTTTGCCAGCGATTGCTTTCACTTTTATCTACAAAAGCCTTGATATTGCTTACCGAGCAACGACAACTTACTTTACTCTCAAAAATGACACTGGTCTGGGACATTATTTATTGGAGAGTGGTTATTTTGGCAATTTAGTCAAGGACGATCTTTTGGGCTTGGCCGCCGCCCTTCTGCTTGGAGCGGGCATTGCCGGCTTCTTTTTGTTGTTAATTTTCTTGACCCGCGGTCGAGCCATGGGCCTGGGAGACGTCAAACTTGGTTTTCTGCTCGGCCTTGCTCTTGGTTTTCCGGCAGCTCTGGTCGGGCTAGCACTAGCTTTCTTGACAGGTGCGCTAGCCTCTGTTATGCTTATTTTAGCTAGCAAAAAGGGCTTGAAAGAGACGATTCCTTTTGGTCCATTTTTAGCGCTAGGAGGTCTAGTTGGGCTCTTTTATGGTGACCAGTTGCTAAACCTTTACTTGAGTTTAATGAAATGA
- a CDS encoding prepilin-type N-terminal cleavage/methylation domain-containing protein, with product MIDKLRSHLEGMRGAKKDKGFTLVELLVVIAIIAVLVLIVIVAINPIQRLADAADRRASANVRSTGTLIQTCITQRAPTTSSAVLYSATAGTGCADIAAGGTLSTYGTPANGVTIEANAGTTDICVSQQGATSGATPHWYNYRASTNGTPTGGVSTAAGSVQEQSGTMPGSVAGRCP from the coding sequence ATGATAGATAAACTACGTTCTCATCTTGAAGGTATGAGGGGTGCAAAGAAAGACAAAGGATTCACCTTGGTCGAGCTTTTGGTCGTCATCGCTATCATCGCAGTTTTGGTTTTGATCGTCATCGTGGCCATCAATCCAATCCAAAGACTAGCTGACGCGGCTGACAGACGGGCTTCGGCCAACGTTCGTTCGACCGGGACCCTGATTCAGACTTGTATCACTCAACGAGCACCAACGACTAGCTCAGCAGTACTTTATTCCGCGACCGCAGGCACCGGATGTGCTGATATCGCTGCTGGAGGAACTCTTTCGACCTACGGTACTCCTGCTAATGGAGTGACCATTGAAGCTAACGCTGGTACTACAGATATTTGTGTTTCCCAGCAAGGGGCGACTAGTGGTGCGACTCCGCACTGGTACAACTATCGAGCCTCAACCAACGGTACTCCGACTGGTGGGGTTTCGACAGCTGCTGGTTCTGTCCAGGAGCAATCCGGAACCATGCCAGGTAGTGTTGCGGGACGCTGTCCGTAA
- a CDS encoding type II secretion system protein — MKTKFSLLKRLFQGSDNAKGFNLRKQNSPAFQRGFTLVELLVVIAVIGILVTLVIVAVDPVQVIRKSQDTRRRSDLQAMRVALQQFYNDYKYYPRNNNEGKLYCWSLSGSDGTLLSFTGTTAWSSNGSSSCTTSDTSYIKALPKNPTFTTGGYYYQVFDGPYPYQSYRLLTNLSYPSTDDTNSYTKCGAINTGTSVITVNNPSVPTVNFALCSD, encoded by the coding sequence ATGAAAACAAAATTTTCTTTACTCAAAAGACTCTTTCAAGGTAGTGACAATGCAAAAGGCTTCAATTTGCGCAAGCAAAATAGTCCCGCGTTTCAACGTGGGTTTACCCTAGTTGAACTGCTTGTTGTCATTGCGGTGATTGGAATTCTGGTTACTCTCGTCATCGTCGCCGTGGATCCAGTTCAAGTCATTCGTAAATCGCAGGATACACGCCGCCGCAGTGATTTACAGGCGATGCGAGTGGCCCTGCAGCAGTTTTACAATGACTACAAGTATTACCCGAGAAACAATAACGAAGGTAAGCTTTACTGCTGGAGTCTTTCCGGTTCCGACGGAACTCTCTTGAGTTTTACTGGCACGACCGCCTGGAGCTCGAATGGAAGCTCGAGCTGCACGACCTCGGACACCTCCTATATCAAAGCTTTGCCGAAGAACCCTACTTTTACCACGGGTGGCTACTATTACCAAGTTTTTGATGGTCCCTACCCGTATCAAAGCTACCGTCTGTTGACCAACCTTTCCTACCCGAGCACTGATGATACTAATTCTTACACGAAATGTGGGGCGATCAACACTGGAACTAGTGTCATCACGGTCAACAATCCCTCGGTACCAACCGTCAATTTTGCTCTTTGTAGTGACTAG
- a CDS encoding prepilin-type N-terminal cleavage/methylation domain-containing protein: protein MNLPSPTSLKFNYKKSFPEFGFTLLSAKQSLAQQGITFPNVKRKSSRAEAGFNFLSGAKKNSPETQRGFTLVELLVVVAIIGILTSVAVASYNSFNRSQTVKIAALNIKSDLRAAKTDSIAGRKDATCRADSFNNDTGSVGADGKDDYTLIGYYVTFSTSNLSADRPNQNYYVINQRCKLDGVITPNPPVTPQYRAGTDVIKALPVGSRLQSIDLLNSAGGACSIGNIALSLEFLTVNKTDTTIAGNVGFYNFVLTTSALSTFPPPSGNIFTCAKVRLVLSGNATNVVYYVYIENNGNISEARK from the coding sequence ATGAATCTGCCCTCCCCGACGAGCTTGAAATTTAACTATAAAAAAAGTTTTCCTGAGTTTGGGTTTACTTTGCTCTCAGCAAAGCAGTCGCTTGCGCAGCAAGGGATTACTTTTCCTAATGTGAAGAGGAAAAGCAGTCGAGCCGAAGCGGGGTTTAATTTTCTGAGTGGAGCGAAGAAAAATAGCCCAGAGACTCAGCGAGGGTTTACCCTGGTCGAACTCCTTGTAGTGGTGGCGATCATCGGTATTCTGACCTCGGTTGCGGTGGCCTCTTACAACAGTTTCAACCGTAGCCAGACGGTCAAAATTGCTGCTCTCAACATTAAATCAGATCTACGGGCTGCCAAAACCGATTCCATTGCCGGGCGCAAGGACGCTACCTGTCGGGCCGACTCTTTTAACAACGACACCGGCTCTGTTGGAGCCGATGGTAAAGATGATTACACTTTGATTGGCTATTACGTTACTTTTAGTACCTCAAACCTTTCTGCAGACCGCCCCAACCAAAACTATTATGTTATTAACCAACGCTGCAAACTTGACGGTGTTATCACTCCGAACCCACCGGTTACTCCACAGTACCGCGCCGGGACAGATGTAATCAAGGCTCTGCCAGTTGGTTCACGTTTGCAGTCTATTGATCTGCTAAATTCAGCCGGAGGGGCTTGTTCGATTGGTAATATAGCTTTAAGCCTTGAATTTTTGACGGTCAACAAAACCGATACCACTATTGCCGGCAACGTTGGTTTTTACAACTTCGTTTTGACAACAAGCGCACTAAGCACCTTTCCCCCTCCGTCGGGGAATATTTTTACTTGTGCTAAGGTTCGCTTAGTACTATCTGGAAACGCAACCAACGTTGTTTATTACGTTTACATTGAAAATAACGGTAATATTTCCGAGGCAAGAAAATAA
- a CDS encoding type II secretion system protein encodes MDLKIFRKQKGQTLIEVVVAIALALIIITALVSLTSRTNQNANSSKIAEVAAKFAQEGQEAVRQIKLNDGDIRNSGVAGVSKWSDLYKAGVAGTLNPLRLDLVQPLGTHGGTLTPACGAVVWCLDGASLGTAEAGSTTAPGTGGIVVSRQVEIYDIAGASGVNGCFQNSGSGGAVPLPGFTAPLVLNANEVKSVLVLVTWTDQSGTHKITLYDCVTSRI; translated from the coding sequence ATGGATTTAAAAATCTTTAGAAAACAAAAAGGGCAAACCTTGATCGAAGTGGTGGTGGCGATTGCCTTGGCTTTAATTATTATCACTGCGTTGGTTAGTTTGACTTCTCGTACCAACCAAAATGCGAACTCCTCAAAAATTGCTGAGGTGGCTGCCAAATTTGCTCAAGAAGGACAGGAGGCGGTCAGACAAATTAAACTTAACGATGGGGATATCCGCAACTCTGGTGTTGCCGGGGTCTCAAAGTGGAGCGACCTTTACAAGGCCGGTGTCGCTGGGACACTCAACCCTCTGCGTCTTGATCTAGTTCAACCCCTCGGTACTCACGGTGGGACTCTGACTCCTGCTTGTGGCGCCGTTGTTTGGTGTTTGGACGGAGCAAGTTTGGGAACTGCTGAAGCTGGGAGCACAACCGCCCCGGGAACTGGAGGGATTGTAGTCAGCCGTCAAGTAGAAATTTATGATATTGCCGGTGCCTCTGGAGTCAACGGTTGTTTCCAAAATAGCGGCTCAGGAGGCGCAGTCCCGTTACCTGGTTTCACGGCTCCCCTAGTGTTAAATGCCAATGAGGTTAAAAGTGTTTTGGTCCTGGTCACTTGGACTGATCAGTCAGGTACCCACAAAATTACCTTGTATGATTGTGTCACCTCAAGAATATGA
- a CDS encoding prepilin-type N-terminal cleavage/methylation domain-containing protein: MKKTALALNKENGFNFSSFERKNKPSLRSGLHFAEAKSSPTEGGFTLIEMLVVTAILGLLLGIAAQVFITILRNQNKTNLTTEIRQNAALVIDTFERDARSAIQAETMCPGGISASPPCSLDTSNASLSFLLSSAGYTGAGLTSYGVRFTYRSGDQVYWLCLTEDASVSPRQNGRFMRGSNPSATSLAVALTNTSSTDGVSITTPCIISVEDTSQVHLLKLDFQAREGADAHVNQGNKTDLSQTDVRFTTTVGLRSY, encoded by the coding sequence ATGAAAAAAACTGCACTGGCATTAAATAAAGAAAACGGGTTCAATTTTTCGAGTTTTGAGAGAAAAAATAAACCTTCACTACGTTCAGGACTGCATTTTGCAGAGGCAAAAAGTAGTCCCACCGAAGGTGGGTTTACACTGATTGAGATGCTGGTCGTGACGGCAATCCTCGGCTTGTTGCTGGGTATTGCTGCCCAAGTTTTTATCACCATTTTGCGCAACCAAAACAAAACTAACTTAACTACCGAAATCCGCCAAAACGCCGCTCTGGTGATTGACACCTTCGAAAGAGATGCTCGTAGCGCGATACAGGCAGAAACAATGTGTCCGGGCGGAATCAGTGCTTCTCCACCTTGCTCACTAGATACTAGCAATGCGAGCTTAAGTTTCCTTCTTTCCTCGGCTGGTTACACCGGAGCGGGTCTTACTTCTTACGGAGTGCGCTTTACTTATCGAAGTGGAGATCAAGTTTACTGGCTTTGTTTGACGGAGGATGCTTCTGTCAGCCCACGCCAGAACGGGCGCTTCATGCGTGGAAGCAACCCTTCGGCTACTTCCCTAGCAGTAGCACTGACCAATACGAGTAGTACTGACGGAGTCAGCATTACCACTCCTTGCATTATCAGTGTTGAAGATACCAGTCAAGTTCATCTTTTGAAACTTGATTTTCAAGCACGAGAAGGTGCCGATGCTCACGTCAATCAAGGCAACAAAACCGACCTGTCCCAAACCGACGTGCGTTTCACCACCACAGTTGGTTTGAGGTCGTACTAA
- the pilM gene encoding type IV pilus assembly protein PilM yields the protein MSALNHFGLDIGTHSIKAVQLGGSSERPSFVAAGQVNTPVSIASASEEDHQKIAEAIKALHRETHISTDKVVTALPESQIFTRVVELPVLSEAEVKNAIKWEAEQYVPIPISEVKLDWQILSTINTPDKKQKMEVLLVAAPTSLINNYLQILKMAGLSAIALETEITAVVRALVQRVAGTPTTMVVSIGASTTDLSIVTTNQINFTRSIATGGSALARGVAQDLGFEVDQATEYMKTYGLDATQLEGKVLQAIKPIFDVIVNEIRRALAYYTTRHPESSVKRVVLAGGTAKLPGLVVYLAEILGLEVQLGNPWDGISLPSSLSQKLTEDAVSYPVAVGLALKTI from the coding sequence ATGTCTGCCCTAAATCACTTCGGACTCGATATCGGTACACACAGCATCAAAGCAGTTCAGCTTGGTGGTAGTAGTGAAAGACCAAGTTTTGTTGCTGCCGGACAAGTCAACACACCGGTCAGTATTGCTTCTGCTTCCGAAGAAGACCATCAAAAAATTGCCGAGGCTATCAAAGCCCTTCACCGCGAAACCCACATTTCGACTGATAAAGTAGTGACTGCTTTGCCGGAATCCCAAATTTTTACTCGGGTGGTTGAGCTGCCAGTTCTATCCGAAGCTGAAGTAAAAAATGCCATCAAGTGGGAGGCTGAGCAGTACGTTCCGATTCCAATTAGTGAAGTAAAACTTGATTGGCAAATCCTTTCCACTATCAACACCCCGGACAAAAAACAGAAAATGGAAGTTTTGCTGGTGGCGGCTCCGACTAGCCTGATTAACAATTACTTACAGATTTTAAAAATGGCCGGTTTGTCAGCGATTGCCCTTGAGACAGAAATCACTGCCGTGGTTCGGGCTCTGGTGCAAAGAGTTGCTGGAACTCCAACTACAATGGTGGTTAGTATTGGTGCTTCAACTACCGATCTTTCGATCGTGACCACTAATCAAATAAATTTCACTCGTTCAATCGCCACCGGTGGTAGTGCTCTAGCCCGTGGGGTTGCCCAGGACCTTGGTTTCGAGGTTGATCAGGCCACTGAGTACATGAAGACTTACGGACTGGATGCGACCCAACTGGAAGGCAAAGTCTTGCAAGCTATAAAGCCAATTTTTGACGTTATTGTCAATGAGATTCGGCGTGCCCTGGCTTATTACACTACCCGGCACCCGGAAAGTAGTGTCAAAAGAGTAGTTTTGGCTGGTGGTACAGCTAAACTGCCGGGCCTGGTTGTTTATTTGGCAGAAATTTTGGGTTTGGAAGTGCAGCTGGGAAACCCTTGGGATGGGATCTCCCTACCTTCATCTTTGTCACAAAAGTTGACTGAGGACGCGGTTTCCTATCCGGTGGCGGTAGGTTTAGCTCTGAAAACGATTTAA
- the pilO gene encoding type 4a pilus biogenesis protein PilO translates to MKLQNLNLDEFYGYLIPIVTFLVIFGLVPFVIFPQLTKIKDQSDAIRQKDQRLTRINEKLSFLAQLKNNEAALVESLNNVELALPSGKGLAPLIEGLKKLAGNSNMVLSSVTLRPGKVATASAKLASAQESSKLTLNVQLSGEIAGFEKFLTLLERAKRIVLVESFAANSNPDGESTFSLSLNAPFREVQNQATSEDQVAEDIPSLSSEEQDLYNKLQSDFVLYSGEVSACENCTGKVKNPFP, encoded by the coding sequence ATGAAACTCCAAAACCTGAACCTAGACGAATTTTACGGTTACCTCATACCGATAGTTACTTTTCTGGTTATCTTTGGTTTGGTTCCCTTTGTTATTTTTCCACAGTTGACCAAAATCAAGGATCAAAGCGACGCTATCCGCCAAAAAGACCAGCGTTTGACTAGAATAAATGAAAAACTCTCTTTTCTTGCTCAACTTAAAAACAACGAAGCGGCTCTAGTCGAAAGTTTGAACAATGTTGAATTGGCCCTTCCCTCGGGTAAAGGTTTGGCCCCTCTGATTGAAGGACTAAAAAAACTGGCAGGAAATTCCAATATGGTCTTGAGTTCGGTGACCTTAAGGCCAGGTAAGGTGGCAACTGCTTCGGCCAAACTTGCCTCTGCGCAAGAAAGTTCCAAGTTGACTTTGAATGTCCAACTGAGTGGCGAAATTGCCGGGTTTGAAAAGTTTTTGACCCTGCTAGAACGAGCAAAAAGAATTGTTCTCGTAGAAAGTTTTGCAGCGAACTCAAATCCTGACGGAGAAAGTACTTTTTCCCTGAGCTTGAACGCCCCCTTTAGAGAAGTTCAGAATCAGGCTACTTCCGAGGATCAAGTCGCCGAGGATATTCCTTCTTTGAGTAGTGAAGAACAAGATTTATACAACAAACTTCAAAGTGACTTTGTACTTTACAGTGGTGAAGTCAGTGCTTGTGAGAACTGTACTGGCAAGGTAAAGAACCCTTTTCCCTAG
- the trmD gene encoding tRNA (guanosine(37)-N1)-methyltransferase TrmD: protein MPKLRFDILTLFPQFFASPLKESLLQKALAKDLLEINLLDIRDFGEGPHKKVDDSPFGGGEGMVLRVDVLSKALSSVKRTKNSQVILLSPGGTRLTQKLAAELVQKEQLILVAGRYEGVDQRFTDLFVDQEISIGDYILNGGETAALVVLETVARLVPGFVGKEKSTQQESFSVFELEGKKQMLLEYPHYTRPAEFQGQKVPEILLSGNHEKIKKWRHETAFEKTKKVRPDLLD from the coding sequence ATGCCGAAACTGCGTTTTGACATCCTTACTCTTTTTCCCCAGTTTTTCGCTAGCCCCCTGAAGGAAAGTTTGCTTCAGAAAGCTCTCGCCAAAGATCTTTTAGAAATAAATTTGCTAGATATCAGGGACTTTGGTGAGGGGCCTCACAAAAAGGTTGATGATTCTCCGTTTGGTGGTGGAGAAGGTATGGTTCTGCGTGTTGATGTTTTGAGTAAAGCTCTCTCTTCTGTGAAAAGGACCAAAAACTCACAAGTCATTCTCCTCAGCCCAGGCGGGACAAGACTGACTCAGAAACTTGCCGCCGAACTTGTACAAAAGGAGCAGTTAATTTTGGTCGCAGGTCGCTATGAGGGAGTAGACCAGCGCTTTACTGATCTTTTTGTTGATCAGGAAATTTCCATTGGGGACTATATTTTAAACGGTGGGGAAACTGCCGCTCTGGTCGTTCTTGAAACTGTAGCTCGACTTGTCCCTGGTTTTGTGGGAAAGGAGAAGTCAACGCAGCAGGAGTCTTTTTCGGTTTTTGAGCTTGAGGGTAAAAAACAAATGCTTCTTGAATACCCCCACTATACTAGACCAGCCGAGTTTCAAGGCCAAAAGGTTCCGGAAATTTTACTTTCCGGAAATCATGAGAAAATCAAAAAATGGAGACATGAGACGGCTTTTGAAAAAACTAAGAAAGTCAGACCTGATCTACTCGACTAG
- a CDS encoding KH domain-containing protein, with translation MKDLLRYLVENIVDETEAIQISQSDENGTQILHLKVASAETGKIIGKGGKVIKALRAALKVKAIPARKRLHLVLED, from the coding sequence ATGAAGGACCTTCTCCGCTATTTAGTTGAAAACATTGTTGACGAAACCGAAGCGATTCAAATCTCCCAAAGTGATGAAAACGGAACTCAAATACTACATTTAAAGGTTGCCTCGGCAGAAACTGGGAAGATCATCGGCAAAGGCGGTAAAGTGATCAAGGCTCTCCGAGCTGCTTTGAAAGTCAAAGCAATACCAGCACGAAAACGACTTCACTTGGTCCTTGAAGACTAG
- the rpsP gene encoding 30S ribosomal protein S16, translating into MVKIRLSRVGSKNQAKYRIISADESSPRDGKFLEILGNYDPTVNPPKIQVNKDRFDYWISVGAQPTEAVASLIKKL; encoded by the coding sequence ATGGTAAAAATCAGACTTAGCCGTGTTGGAAGTAAAAACCAAGCCAAGTATAGAATCATCTCTGCTGATGAGTCTTCTCCTCGAGATGGAAAATTCCTAGAAATACTCGGCAACTATGATCCAACTGTCAACCCACCCAAAATCCAGGTGAACAAAGATCGTTTTGATTACTGGATTTCTGTGGGTGCCCAGCCCACGGAGGCAGTGGCCAGTTTAATCAAAAAGCTATGA
- the rnc gene encoding ribonuclease III gives MFEELEKKVKLKFKNKELIKTAFTHRSYLNEHPGENLAHNERLEFLGDSILGFVVSEHLYHKFPESAEGDLTNFRSALVNARSLAQISAQLGLGEHLLLSKGEEATGGRNRQYLLANTFESFLGAIYLDSGLEKARTFVEKFLLPTIDEIVNQKLYKDFKSLLQEESQEKLSVTPIYKIISEEGPDHSKTFRMGVYFDEKLVAEGQGSSKQRAEQDAAEKALANFPKMI, from the coding sequence GTGTTTGAGGAACTAGAAAAAAAGGTAAAACTAAAATTTAAAAACAAAGAGCTGATCAAAACTGCTTTTACTCACCGATCTTATTTAAACGAGCACCCAGGTGAAAATCTAGCCCACAACGAAAGGCTTGAGTTTTTAGGAGACTCGATTCTGGGTTTTGTCGTTTCTGAGCACCTCTATCACAAATTTCCGGAAAGTGCGGAAGGGGATTTGACCAATTTCCGCTCCGCTTTGGTAAACGCACGCAGTCTGGCCCAAATATCGGCCCAACTTGGGCTCGGCGAGCATCTTTTGCTTTCCAAGGGAGAAGAGGCAACAGGTGGCAGAAACCGGCAGTACCTTCTGGCTAACACTTTTGAATCTTTTTTAGGGGCAATTTATCTAGACTCTGGTTTAGAAAAAGCGCGAACCTTTGTGGAAAAGTTTTTACTTCCCACGATCGATGAAATTGTCAATCAAAAACTTTACAAGGATTTTAAGAGTCTTCTTCAGGAAGAATCTCAGGAAAAACTCTCGGTCACCCCAATTTACAAAATCATCAGCGAAGAAGGTCCGGATCACTCTAAAACTTTTCGGATGGGAGTTTATTTCGATGAAAAACTCGTCGCCGAAGGTCAAGGCTCAAGCAAACAGCGCGCCGAGCAGGACGCAGCCGAGAAAGCACTTGCAAACTTTCCCAAAATGATCTAA
- a CDS encoding acyl carrier protein, with amino-acid sequence MSTFEKIRKIVANHLGVDEAEISSESHLQDDLNSDPLSMADLVVSLEDEFNVKISPEENGKFNTVGDIEIFIADQIGEV; translated from the coding sequence ATGAGTACTTTTGAAAAAATTAGGAAAATAGTTGCTAACCACCTCGGGGTTGATGAAGCCGAGATCAGTTCTGAATCTCATTTGCAGGATGACCTAAACTCCGACCCACTTAGTATGGCAGATTTGGTTGTTAGTCTTGAAGATGAGTTTAATGTGAAAATCTCCCCTGAAGAAAATGGCAAATTTAACACTGTCGGGGACATTGAAATCTTTATCGCTGATCAAATTGGAGAAGTTTAG
- the nusB gene encoding transcription antitermination factor NusB — translation MKQETDPRHEARKVALQALFEWSFNSTNIKTISERDIEEYSRVDREEASINVDKDLALFLVSGITENLDSLDKIIEEAAPEWPIEQIAKIDLEILRIAIFEIYIARSVPPKVAIDEAVELAKAFGGENSSKFVNGVLGTVVKQLLPEIEGTKKTKK, via the coding sequence ATGAAACAAGAAACTGACCCAAGACATGAAGCTAGAAAAGTTGCCTTGCAGGCTCTTTTTGAATGGAGTTTTAACTCAACCAACATAAAAACGATCAGTGAAAGAGATATCGAGGAATACTCAAGAGTCGACCGTGAGGAAGCCTCAATCAACGTTGATAAAGACCTGGCTTTATTTTTAGTTTCGGGAATCACGGAAAATCTCGATAGTCTTGATAAAATCATTGAAGAGGCTGCCCCCGAATGGCCAATTGAGCAAATTGCCAAAATTGATCTGGAAATACTGCGGATTGCGATTTTCGAAATTTATATTGCTAGAAGTGTTCCTCCCAAAGTCGCTATTGATGAAGCTGTTGAGCTTGCCAAAGCTTTCGGTGGAGAAAACTCTTCAAAGTTTGTCAACGGAGTCCTGGGAACAGTTGTGAAACAACTTTTGCCGGAAATTGAGGGGACCAAGAAAACCAAAAAATGA
- the rpmF gene encoding 50S ribosomal protein L32, producing the protein MTPLPKKKLSRLRQGRRRAGIKLQEISLTKCPNCGADRLPHSACPNCGMYRGRLVTIPETKTKVRRVSGE; encoded by the coding sequence ATGACACCATTACCAAAGAAAAAACTATCTCGACTTCGTCAAGGAAGAAGGAGAGCTGGTATAAAATTGCAGGAAATCAGCTTAACTAAGTGTCCTAACTGCGGCGCAGACCGTCTCCCTCACTCTGCTTGTCCAAATTGTGGGATGTATCGTGGACGTTTGGTTACTATCCCGGAAACAAAAACAAAAGTAAGAAGAGTTTCTGGGGAGTAA